The following coding sequences lie in one Apium graveolens cultivar Ventura chromosome 1, ASM990537v1, whole genome shotgun sequence genomic window:
- the LOC141708476 gene encoding uncharacterized protein LOC141708476: MLGQNLGKTTRTSYANVVMNTSTQNGENRSDSSSSTQRNIVNDEEVSIESNLHPLYLQNIDHPGLVLIAKKLTGTDNFGPWKRSITIALSAKNKIGIVNGSYPRPNDDSPLKTHWDRVNDMVISWIMNTVSDEISNGMDFVTSAQDLWNELHDQFSSVNGHKEDREQRKKLLQFLMGLNDSYSTARGQILMMSPLPTISQAFSLIKQDEK; the protein is encoded by the exons ATGTTAGGTCAAAATTTGGGGAAAACAACTCGTACATCATATGCTAATGTTGTGATGAATACTTCTACTCAAAATGGTGAAAATAGGAGTGATAGCAGTAGTTCGACTCAAAGAAACATAGTCAATGATGAAGAAGTTTCAATTGAGTCAAATCTGCATCCTCTCTATCTTCAAAACATTGATCATCCTGGTTTAGTGCTCATTGCCAAGAAATTAACCGGAACTGATAATTTTGGTCCATGGAAGCGTTCTATTACTATTGCTTTGTCAGCCAAGAATAAAATTGGTATTGTTAATGGTTCTTATCCTCGGCCTAACGATGACTCACCTTTGAAAACACATTGGGATAGAGTTAATGATATGGTTATAAGTTGGATAATGAATACTGTCTCTGATGAAATAAGCAATGGAATGGATTTTGTTACTTCAGCTCAGGATCTTTGGAATGAACTACATGACCAGTTCTCCAGTGTTAATGGTCACAAG GAAGATAGGGAACAGAGAAAGAAATTGCTTCAATTTCTCATGGGCCTTAATGATAGCTATTCTACAGCTAGAGGTCAGATTTTAATGATGTCGCCGTTGCCAACTATTTCACAAGCTTTTTCTCTTATCAAAcaagatgaaaaataa